A genomic segment from Alistipes senegalensis JC50 encodes:
- a CDS encoding copper resistance protein NlpE has translation MKKNVLILAAALALVACGGNAPKKKTAAETQTTTAAAPDMHTAETSLDYLGTYEGTLPAADCPGIQTTLTLNPDGTYELHMKYIDRDAEFDEKGVFSVKENLLTLTQLDDGSEEYYKVEENRLRMLDAEKQPVTGALAENYVLQKIK, from the coding sequence ATGAAAAAGAACGTATTGATCCTTGCCGCAGCCCTCGCGCTGGTCGCCTGCGGCGGAAACGCCCCGAAAAAGAAAACTGCCGCCGAAACGCAGACTACGACCGCGGCGGCGCCCGACATGCACACCGCCGAAACGTCGCTCGACTACCTGGGCACCTACGAAGGCACCCTGCCGGCGGCGGACTGCCCGGGAATCCAAACGACGCTGACGCTCAATCCCGACGGGACATACGAGTTGCACATGAAATACATCGACCGCGACGCTGAGTTCGACGAAAAAGGCGTTTTCAGCGTCAAGGAAAATCTGCTGACCCTGACTCAGCTCGACGACGGATCGGAAGAGTATTACAAGGTAGAGGAAAACCGGCTGCGCATGCTCGACGCCGAGAAACAACCCGTCACGGGAGCGTTGGCGGAGAATTACGTATTGCAAAAAATCAAGTAA
- the glmM gene encoding phosphoglucosamine mutase gives MTLIKSISGIRGTIGGPAGENLTPPDVVKFTTAYVRLIARRTPGKKLTIVVGRDARISGEMVSNLVEGTLLACGADVINVGLCTTPGTEMAVITKKADGGIIITASHNPRQWNALKLLNSDGEFLNDAEGKQVLAMSEEEDYDYPAIDAIGHVLSREDFNDEHIRRVLALPLVDAEAVRKRRFKVVVDAVNSVGGVVMPKLLRELGCEVVELNCEPTGEFAHNPEPLPQNLTEISEVIVREKADVGIVVDPDVDRLAFVSEDGSMFVEEYTLVAVADYILSEKPGNTVSNLSSSRALRDVTERYGGKYYASAVGEVNVVTKMKEVGAVIGGEGNGGVIYPELHYGRDALVGTALFLTWLAKKGMTMTQLRATYPSYYASKNKIELTPAIDVDKVLREVKARYAGENVNDIDGVKIDFPENWVHLRKSNTEPIIRVYTEAKSMDEADALAQRFIAEIKEICHI, from the coding sequence ATGACTCTTATCAAATCCATTTCGGGCATCCGGGGCACTATCGGAGGCCCCGCGGGGGAGAATCTGACGCCGCCCGATGTCGTGAAATTCACCACGGCCTACGTGCGTCTGATCGCCCGCCGCACACCGGGCAAAAAACTTACCATAGTCGTAGGACGCGACGCCCGGATTTCGGGCGAAATGGTCTCGAATCTCGTCGAAGGAACCCTTCTGGCCTGCGGCGCCGATGTCATCAACGTCGGGTTGTGCACCACCCCGGGAACCGAAATGGCGGTCATCACGAAAAAGGCCGACGGCGGTATCATCATCACCGCCTCGCACAACCCCCGCCAATGGAACGCCCTGAAACTGCTGAACTCCGACGGCGAATTCCTGAACGACGCCGAGGGCAAGCAGGTGCTGGCCATGTCCGAGGAGGAGGATTACGACTACCCCGCGATCGACGCTATCGGACATGTCCTTTCGCGCGAGGATTTCAACGACGAGCATATCCGCCGCGTGCTGGCGCTGCCGCTGGTCGATGCCGAAGCTGTGCGCAAACGCCGTTTCAAGGTGGTAGTCGATGCCGTGAACTCGGTGGGCGGAGTCGTCATGCCGAAGCTGCTGCGCGAGCTGGGCTGCGAGGTCGTGGAGCTGAACTGCGAGCCGACGGGCGAATTCGCCCACAACCCCGAGCCGCTGCCGCAGAATCTCACGGAGATTTCGGAGGTGATCGTGCGCGAAAAGGCCGATGTGGGCATCGTGGTCGATCCCGACGTGGACCGGCTGGCATTCGTTTCGGAAGACGGTTCGATGTTCGTCGAGGAATACACGCTGGTGGCCGTCGCCGACTACATCCTCTCCGAAAAGCCCGGCAACACGGTCTCGAACCTCTCCTCGTCGCGGGCCCTGCGCGACGTTACTGAACGTTACGGAGGCAAATACTACGCTTCGGCTGTCGGCGAGGTCAACGTCGTGACGAAAATGAAGGAGGTCGGCGCCGTGATCGGCGGCGAGGGCAACGGCGGAGTCATCTACCCCGAACTGCACTACGGACGCGATGCGCTGGTGGGCACGGCACTCTTTTTGACGTGGCTGGCGAAGAAGGGAATGACCATGACCCAGCTGCGTGCGACCTACCCTTCGTACTACGCTTCGAAGAACAAGATCGAATTGACGCCGGCTATCGACGTGGATAAAGTGCTGCGTGAAGTGAAGGCCCGTTATGCGGGTGAAAACGTGAACGATATAGATGGCGTAAAAATCGACTTCCCGGAGAACTGGGTTCACCTGCGCAAATCGAACACCGAGCCGATCATCCGCGTCTACACCGAAGCCAAGTCGATGGACGAGGCCGACGCGCTGGCGCAGCGGTTCATTGCTGAAATCAAAGAAATCTGTCATATCTAA
- a CDS encoding nucleoside phosphorylase, giving the protein MMRTIPASELIINDDGSIFHLHLLPEQLADTVILVGDPGRVALVAGFFDTKECEVANREFKTVTGTYKGKRMTVLSTGIGIGNIDICVTELDALANVDFATRQEKAVKKQLTLVRLGTSGAIQPDIKVGEFVFSRTSCGFDGLLSYYKGRDAVCDLALEEAFVKHTGWYEKMPRPYFVDADKTLFEHFSDVTREGITIAAPGFYAPQGRWVRLEPHDAHLNEKIESFGYEGRRITNFEMEGSALAGLAALMGHRAATICTIIAQRIAQDVNTDYKPFVKEMIRTALDKLAILE; this is encoded by the coding sequence ATTATGAGGACGATTCCCGCTTCCGAATTGATAATCAACGACGACGGTTCGATATTCCATCTCCACCTGCTTCCCGAGCAGCTGGCCGACACCGTGATATTGGTCGGCGATCCCGGCCGAGTGGCCCTCGTGGCCGGATTTTTCGACACGAAGGAGTGCGAAGTGGCGAACCGCGAATTCAAGACCGTGACGGGGACCTACAAAGGCAAGCGCATGACGGTCCTTTCGACCGGCATCGGCATCGGCAATATCGACATCTGCGTCACGGAGCTCGATGCGCTGGCCAACGTCGATTTCGCCACGCGGCAGGAGAAGGCCGTGAAAAAACAGCTTACGCTGGTCCGCCTCGGCACCTCGGGGGCCATTCAGCCCGACATCAAGGTCGGTGAATTCGTCTTTTCGCGCACCTCGTGCGGTTTCGACGGTCTGCTGAGCTACTACAAGGGCCGCGACGCAGTCTGCGATCTGGCGCTCGAAGAGGCTTTCGTAAAGCACACGGGCTGGTACGAGAAGATGCCGCGACCCTATTTCGTCGATGCCGACAAGACGCTTTTCGAGCATTTCAGCGACGTTACGCGCGAGGGCATCACCATCGCCGCCCCGGGCTTTTACGCCCCGCAGGGCCGCTGGGTGCGTCTCGAACCGCACGACGCGCATCTGAACGAGAAGATCGAGTCGTTCGGCTACGAAGGCCGCCGCATCACCAATTTCGAAATGGAGGGTTCGGCGCTGGCCGGGCTCGCGGCGCTGATGGGCCACCGCGCCGCCACGATCTGCACGATCATCGCCCAGCGCATCGCGCAGGACGTGAACACGGACTACAAACCGTTCGTGAAGGAGATGATCCGGACGGCCCTCGACAAACTGGCTATTTTAGAGTAA
- the dnaN gene encoding DNA polymerase III subunit beta: MKFSVSSSALLSLLATTGKVISNKNTLPILDYFLMELNGNTLKVTTSDLETTLIGSIEVDSVESEGTIAAPAKLMLDSLKEFPELPLVIDVNDKNWEIKINWKSGSLSIPGASAVSYPAVPQLSAEKKELSMDVDTLVNGINKTIFATADDELRPVMNGIYINLAPNALTFVGTDAHKLVKYESETPNEVTASFILPKKPANLLKSVLLKEDDAIEMAFDSKNALFKLKSHTLVCRLIEGNYPNYNAVIPANNPNKVLVDRIELVNGIKRVAVCSNPTTNLIRMDIADNKINLTAQDIDFSVSANETISCSYDGQPISIGFKSTFLVEILSNMETPTVVVELADSTRAGVFKPVYDDKQSSATLMLLMPMMINA, from the coding sequence ATGAAATTTTCCGTATCAAGCTCGGCACTGCTTTCGCTCCTGGCCACCACCGGCAAGGTTATCAGCAATAAGAACACGCTTCCCATTCTGGACTACTTCCTGATGGAACTCAACGGCAACACCCTGAAAGTCACGACTTCGGACCTCGAAACGACCCTGATCGGCTCGATCGAGGTGGACAGCGTGGAGAGCGAGGGCACGATCGCCGCGCCGGCCAAACTGATGCTCGACTCGCTGAAAGAGTTTCCCGAGCTGCCGCTCGTGATCGACGTTAACGACAAGAACTGGGAGATCAAGATCAACTGGAAGAGCGGTTCGCTCTCGATCCCCGGAGCCAGCGCCGTGAGCTATCCCGCCGTGCCGCAGCTGAGCGCCGAAAAGAAAGAGCTTTCGATGGACGTGGACACGCTCGTCAACGGCATCAACAAAACCATCTTCGCCACGGCCGACGACGAACTGCGCCCCGTGATGAACGGCATCTATATCAATCTGGCGCCCAATGCGCTGACGTTCGTGGGCACCGACGCCCACAAGCTGGTGAAATACGAGTCCGAGACCCCCAACGAGGTGACTGCCTCGTTCATCCTGCCCAAGAAGCCCGCCAACCTGCTGAAATCGGTGCTGCTGAAGGAGGACGACGCGATCGAGATGGCGTTCGATTCGAAGAATGCCCTGTTCAAGCTCAAGAGCCATACGCTCGTATGCCGCCTGATCGAGGGCAACTACCCGAACTACAACGCCGTGATCCCGGCCAACAACCCCAACAAGGTGCTGGTGGACCGCATCGAACTGGTCAACGGCATCAAGCGCGTGGCCGTCTGCTCGAATCCCACGACGAACCTCATCCGCATGGACATCGCCGACAACAAGATCAACCTCACGGCCCAGGACATCGACTTCTCGGTGTCGGCCAACGAGACGATTTCGTGCAGCTACGACGGTCAGCCCATTTCGATCGGCTTCAAATCGACGTTCCTCGTCGAGATCCTCTCGAACATGGAGACCCCGACGGTGGTGGTGGAGCTGGCCGATTCGACCCGTGCCGGCGTCTTCAAGCCCGTATACGACGACAAGCAGTCGAGCGCGACGCTCATGCTGCTGATGCCGATGATGATCAACGCATAA
- a CDS encoding 3'-5' exonuclease: MKLNLKRPIIFFDLETTGIDTAKDRIVEISMVKVMPDGEEITKTRRINPGMHIPEEATAVHGITDEDVKECPTFAQVAKSLEQFIRGCDFGGFNSNRFDLPVLVEEFLRAGVDVDFKRRKFVDVQNIFHKKEQRTLVAAYKFYCDKNLEDAHSAEADTKATYEVLMAQLDRYDDLENDIDKLAEYSCRAEAADYAGRILFNEKGEEVFGFGKYKGRSVAEVFRIEPSYYAWMMNGDFPLYTKKVITEIRMRDKLK, encoded by the coding sequence ATGAAGCTGAACCTCAAACGACCGATCATCTTCTTCGACCTCGAAACCACCGGCATAGACACCGCAAAGGACCGCATCGTCGAAATTTCGATGGTCAAGGTCATGCCCGACGGCGAGGAGATCACCAAAACCCGCCGGATAAATCCCGGAATGCACATTCCCGAGGAGGCTACGGCCGTACACGGCATCACGGACGAGGACGTGAAGGAGTGCCCGACGTTCGCGCAGGTCGCCAAGTCGCTCGAACAGTTCATCCGGGGCTGCGACTTCGGCGGTTTCAACTCGAACCGCTTCGACCTCCCGGTGCTGGTCGAGGAGTTCCTGCGGGCGGGTGTCGATGTGGATTTCAAACGCCGCAAGTTCGTTGACGTACAGAACATCTTCCACAAGAAGGAGCAGCGGACGCTGGTCGCGGCCTACAAGTTCTACTGCGACAAGAACCTCGAAGACGCCCACTCGGCCGAGGCCGACACGAAAGCCACCTACGAGGTGCTGATGGCCCAGCTGGACCGTTACGACGACCTGGAAAACGACATCGACAAGCTGGCCGAATACTCGTGCCGCGCCGAAGCGGCGGACTACGCCGGGCGCATCCTCTTCAACGAAAAGGGCGAGGAGGTCTTCGGATTCGGCAAGTACAAGGGACGTTCGGTGGCCGAGGTGTTCCGCATCGAACCCAGTTACTATGCGTGGATGATGAACGGCGATTTCCCGCTCTACACCAAGAAGGTCATCACCGAAATCCGGATGCGCGATAAACTGAAATGA
- a CDS encoding LysM peptidoglycan-binding domain-containing protein: MTMKRLCATALTIAWALCALAAEKSGTIVYINGSKYYIHTVQPGETLYGLSKTYGVGEKVILENNPSIARGLKTAENIKIPFVSDVPEPKSDRKLRKTFDFHFVSKGETLYAISRQYEIPVKTLLEDNPNLDPLHMRLGERILIRKKQIGSEDEAGTKEQWEEYRQSLNSVADEGTAYHIVHPGETFYSLSRRFGITETELSALNDGLKPADLKAGAMIKIPQPDGAVTAEAADSLRRDSVAASERQVVPVEFRALRRSEPLHVALLLPIATGGEANGNYLEFYQGFLLGLDSVKIRQGISAEVHLYNTARDTARIREIVERDEAFRKSDLIVGPVYEEGLTPIIRFAEEKKVPVVSPLAHIVNHNSDVLFQLAPDPAHKYEKAGDLVGGDKHVTLIYTASTDKEFEREILALLGDSEYSRYTYKYEHPSARSANSPSDLTPLLENGQDNLFVILSDNSVDVERILAALASADTSITSRGRTTPRFSVLGNPRWNRFGGIDRAIYFKDRVVFFSTYHAKRDSEVVRTFDSAYIRAFGALPTLYSYRGYDTAVIFAPAMYGDIEYDLEDRRYTPLQTTYLFGQGEGRENHVNRNWMRVNYNSDFTITIE, encoded by the coding sequence ATGACGATGAAACGACTCTGTGCCACAGCCCTGACGATCGCGTGGGCTCTCTGCGCCCTTGCGGCGGAGAAGTCCGGAACGATCGTCTACATCAACGGCTCGAAGTACTACATCCACACCGTCCAGCCAGGAGAAACGCTCTACGGACTTTCGAAAACCTACGGCGTGGGCGAGAAGGTGATCCTCGAAAACAACCCTTCAATCGCCCGCGGGCTGAAAACGGCCGAAAACATCAAGATACCTTTCGTGAGCGACGTTCCCGAGCCGAAGTCGGACAGGAAACTGCGCAAGACCTTCGATTTCCATTTCGTGTCGAAGGGCGAAACGCTTTACGCCATTTCGCGGCAGTATGAAATTCCCGTGAAAACCCTTCTGGAGGACAACCCCAACCTCGATCCGCTGCACATGCGCCTCGGGGAACGCATCCTGATCCGCAAGAAGCAGATCGGTTCGGAGGACGAAGCCGGCACGAAGGAGCAGTGGGAGGAGTACCGCCAGTCGCTGAACAGCGTGGCCGACGAGGGTACGGCCTATCACATCGTCCATCCGGGCGAAACGTTCTACTCGCTGTCGCGCCGCTTCGGGATTACGGAGACCGAGCTCAGCGCGCTCAACGACGGACTGAAACCCGCGGACCTCAAAGCCGGGGCGATGATCAAAATCCCGCAGCCGGACGGCGCCGTGACGGCGGAAGCTGCCGACAGCCTGCGCCGGGACAGCGTGGCCGCCTCGGAACGGCAGGTCGTTCCCGTCGAATTCCGCGCCCTGCGCCGCAGCGAACCGCTTCATGTGGCGCTGCTGCTGCCCATCGCCACGGGCGGCGAGGCCAACGGCAATTACCTGGAATTCTATCAGGGATTCCTGCTGGGGCTCGACAGCGTTAAAATCCGGCAGGGCATTTCGGCAGAGGTTCATCTCTACAACACGGCCCGCGACACGGCCCGCATCCGCGAGATCGTCGAGCGGGACGAGGCGTTCCGCAAATCGGATCTGATCGTCGGACCGGTCTACGAAGAGGGGCTCACTCCGATAATCCGCTTCGCCGAGGAGAAAAAGGTGCCCGTGGTGTCTCCGCTGGCGCATATCGTCAACCATAACAGCGACGTGCTGTTCCAACTGGCGCCCGATCCGGCTCACAAATACGAGAAAGCGGGGGATCTGGTGGGCGGCGACAAGCACGTGACGCTGATCTACACCGCCTCGACCGACAAGGAGTTCGAGCGCGAGATACTGGCGCTGCTGGGCGACTCGGAATACTCCCGCTACACCTATAAATACGAGCATCCGTCGGCGCGTTCGGCCAACAGCCCGAGCGACCTCACGCCGCTGCTGGAGAACGGGCAGGACAACCTTTTCGTGATCCTGTCGGACAACAGCGTCGATGTGGAGCGGATTCTCGCGGCCCTGGCGTCGGCCGATACGAGCATCACGAGTCGCGGACGCACGACGCCCCGTTTCTCGGTGCTGGGCAACCCGCGCTGGAACCGTTTCGGGGGAATCGACCGCGCCATCTATTTCAAGGACCGCGTGGTATTCTTCTCGACCTATCATGCCAAACGCGACTCCGAGGTGGTGAGGACCTTCGACAGCGCCTACATCCGCGCGTTCGGCGCGCTGCCGACGCTCTATTCCTACCGGGGTTACGACACCGCCGTGATCTTCGCCCCGGCCATGTACGGTGACATTGAGTACGACCTCGAAGACCGCCGCTATACGCCGTTGCAGACGACCTATCTGTTCGGACAAGGCGAGGGACGCGAAAACCACGTCAACCGCAACTGGATGCGTGTCAACTACAACAGCGACTTCACGATAACCATCGAATAG
- a CDS encoding redox-sensing transcriptional repressor Rex, which produces MATLTNNTIPEKTIERLSEYRRTLLASHKQGITHIFSHVLAGIHGITAVQVRRDLMLIGFSSDTKKGYDVQVLIEYISRILDSPSPMNIAVLGMGHLGQAITKYFNGKGLKLKITAAFDVDPEKVGKTIDGIPCYHMDTFEEVVEDRDISIVIVSSPTKVAPTLVLPIINAGIKGVLNFTSTPLNFPQGIIVENYDITTLLEKVAYFVKENEENSNA; this is translated from the coding sequence ATGGCAACTTTGACCAACAATACGATCCCCGAGAAGACCATCGAGCGCCTGAGCGAATACCGCCGCACGCTGCTCGCCAGCCACAAGCAGGGCATCACGCACATTTTTTCGCACGTGCTGGCCGGCATCCACGGCATCACGGCCGTGCAGGTGCGCCGCGACCTGATGCTGATCGGATTTTCGAGCGATACGAAGAAGGGCTACGACGTGCAGGTGCTGATCGAATACATCAGCCGGATTCTCGACAGCCCCTCGCCGATGAACATCGCGGTGCTGGGCATGGGCCACCTGGGACAAGCCATCACCAAGTATTTCAACGGCAAGGGCCTCAAGCTGAAGATCACCGCGGCGTTCGATGTCGATCCCGAGAAGGTCGGCAAGACCATCGACGGCATTCCGTGCTACCACATGGATACTTTCGAGGAGGTGGTCGAAGACCGGGACATCTCGATCGTCATCGTCTCGTCGCCGACGAAGGTCGCCCCGACGCTCGTGCTGCCGATCATCAACGCCGGTATCAAGGGCGTGTTGAACTTCACCTCCACGCCGCTGAACTTCCCGCAGGGAATCATCGTCGAGAACTACGACATCACAACGCTGCTGGAAAAAGTCGCCTATTTCGTCAAAGAGAACGAGGAGAACAGCAATGCCTGA
- a CDS encoding FAD synthase, whose translation MPEREQQGGIRVFHGFDALPRFVHPVVTVGSYDGVHRGHRALIERLIAEARAIGGECVVLTFEPHPRITLGRDEGLRLLTTLDEKIALLGELGVDNVIVIPFDRAFSALTGAEFVEEYLIGKVGAETLVAGYNHRFGHDRLDCDALAATGRLRVVKVGPCTVDGVRVSSTLIRRLLEEGKTEEAARLRGARLKS comes from the coding sequence ATGCCTGAGAGGGAACAACAGGGCGGCATACGGGTATTCCACGGTTTCGACGCGCTTCCGCGCTTCGTCCATCCGGTCGTGACCGTCGGGTCTTACGACGGCGTGCACCGGGGACACCGGGCGTTGATCGAGCGACTTATCGCCGAAGCCCGCGCCATAGGGGGAGAGTGTGTCGTGCTGACTTTCGAGCCGCATCCGCGCATCACGCTCGGCAGGGACGAGGGGCTGCGGCTGCTGACGACCCTCGACGAAAAGATCGCCCTGCTCGGAGAACTGGGCGTGGACAATGTAATCGTCATCCCTTTCGACCGGGCTTTCAGCGCCCTGACGGGTGCGGAGTTCGTCGAGGAATACCTGATCGGAAAGGTCGGCGCCGAAACGCTCGTCGCGGGCTACAACCACCGCTTCGGCCACGACCGGCTCGACTGCGACGCCCTCGCGGCGACGGGACGACTGCGGGTCGTGAAAGTGGGACCGTGTACGGTTGACGGCGTACGTGTCAGCTCGACGCTGATCCGCCGGTTGCTGGAAGAGGGCAAGACCGAGGAAGCCGCCCGCCTAAGAGGCGCCCGCTTAAAAAGTTAG
- a CDS encoding acyl-CoA thioesterase has product MLSHDCQIRVWYKHTDQMAICHHSNYICYYEAARSEFLRALGMSFAEVERRGIMMPILEVQSKYRKPAYFDELLTVRIILREMPSTRINFFYEIYNERGDLLNTGMTQLGFIHSDSRRPCRCPEWFLDLLRKEWTEE; this is encoded by the coding sequence ATGTTAAGCCACGATTGTCAGATACGGGTGTGGTACAAACACACCGATCAGATGGCCATTTGCCACCATTCGAACTACATCTGCTACTACGAAGCGGCCCGCAGCGAATTTCTGCGTGCGCTGGGCATGTCGTTCGCCGAGGTCGAACGGCGGGGCATCATGATGCCGATTCTCGAAGTGCAGTCCAAATACCGCAAGCCGGCCTATTTCGACGAGCTGCTCACGGTGCGCATCATCCTCCGGGAAATGCCCTCGACACGCATCAATTTCTTTTACGAAATCTACAACGAGCGGGGCGACCTGCTGAATACGGGCATGACCCAGCTGGGATTCATCCACAGCGATTCGCGTCGTCCCTGCCGCTGTCCCGAGTGGTTTCTCGACCTGCTCCGGAAGGAGTGGACCGAGGAGTAA
- the htpG gene encoding molecular chaperone HtpG gives MKNGKIGVTTENIFPVIKKFLYSEHEIFLRELISNAVDATQKLKTLSSIGEAKGELGDLTIHVAADKEKKTLTVTDRGVGMTAEEVDKYINQIAFSGAEEFMEKYKNQAIIGHFGLGFYSAFMVSDKVEIFTRSFREGAKSVHWSCTGTPEFEMEETDEARDRGTTIVLHLSEDALEYADDSKVEGLLKKYCRFLPVPIAFGKVKEWKDGKYVDTDKDNIINNVEPLWTRKPADITEEQYKEFYHELYPMSDEPLFSIHLNIDYPFHLTGILYFPKIHNNFEIQKNRIQLYSNQVYVTDQVEGIVPEYLTLLHGVIDSPDIPLNVSRSYLQSDSNVKKISSYITRKVADRLQELFNTMRADYESKWDDLKVFIQYGILTDEKFAEKASDFMLWKNTEGKYFTPKEYTEKVKENQTDKNKTVVFLYVDDPVAKYTSLEAAKAKGYDVLVMDGQLDSHYINWYESKEKETRFVRVDSDVIDKLIQKEENVKMSLTEAQQELLEPVFESQMPKDDKIHYNISFEAMSPDEAPVVITQNEFMRRMKEMAAMGGGGMSQFYGQMPDNFTIAVNGNHPIVIDILADVEKAYGDKLRTVTKKIDAAVAEEKRFDEVVKGKKEEELTPEEKSTREELSKKVVTLRDERNQRLREIGGENRLVKQIIDLALLTNGMLKGKNLTDFIQRSISLIEK, from the coding sequence ATGAAAAACGGAAAAATCGGAGTTACGACGGAGAACATCTTCCCCGTCATCAAGAAATTCCTCTATTCGGAGCATGAAATTTTCCTGCGCGAGTTGATTTCGAACGCCGTGGATGCCACCCAGAAGCTGAAAACCCTCTCGTCGATCGGCGAAGCCAAAGGCGAGCTGGGCGACCTGACGATCCATGTGGCCGCGGACAAGGAGAAGAAGACGCTGACCGTAACGGACCGCGGTGTGGGCATGACGGCCGAGGAGGTCGACAAGTACATCAACCAGATCGCCTTCTCGGGTGCCGAAGAGTTCATGGAGAAGTACAAGAACCAGGCGATCATCGGTCACTTCGGACTGGGGTTCTACTCGGCGTTCATGGTGTCGGATAAGGTCGAGATTTTCACCCGGTCATTCCGCGAGGGAGCGAAGAGCGTGCATTGGAGCTGCACCGGGACCCCCGAGTTCGAAATGGAGGAGACCGACGAGGCCCGCGACCGCGGTACGACCATCGTGCTGCACCTCTCGGAAGATGCGCTGGAGTATGCCGACGATTCGAAAGTCGAGGGGCTGCTGAAGAAATACTGCCGTTTCCTGCCCGTTCCGATCGCTTTCGGCAAGGTCAAGGAGTGGAAGGACGGCAAGTACGTCGACACCGACAAGGACAACATCATCAACAACGTCGAACCGCTGTGGACCCGCAAGCCCGCGGACATCACCGAAGAGCAGTACAAGGAGTTCTACCACGAGCTCTACCCCATGAGCGACGAACCGCTGTTCTCGATCCACCTGAACATCGACTACCCGTTCCACCTGACGGGCATCCTCTATTTCCCGAAAATCCACAACAATTTCGAGATTCAGAAGAACAGGATTCAGCTCTATTCGAACCAGGTGTATGTCACGGATCAGGTCGAGGGCATCGTGCCGGAGTATCTGACGCTGCTGCACGGCGTGATCGACTCGCCGGACATCCCGCTGAACGTGTCGCGCAGCTACCTGCAAAGCGACTCCAACGTGAAGAAGATTTCGAGCTACATCACCCGCAAGGTCGCAGACCGTTTGCAGGAGCTGTTCAACACCATGCGTGCGGACTACGAGTCGAAGTGGGACGATCTGAAGGTATTCATCCAGTACGGCATTCTGACCGACGAGAAGTTCGCCGAGAAAGCCTCGGATTTCATGCTCTGGAAGAATACCGAGGGCAAGTATTTCACCCCCAAGGAGTACACCGAGAAGGTGAAGGAGAACCAGACCGACAAGAACAAGACCGTGGTGTTCCTCTACGTGGACGATCCCGTGGCGAAATACACCTCGCTGGAGGCGGCCAAGGCCAAGGGCTACGACGTGCTGGTGATGGACGGCCAGCTGGACAGCCACTACATCAACTGGTATGAATCGAAAGAGAAGGAGACGCGGTTCGTGCGCGTGGACAGCGATGTCATCGACAAGCTCATCCAGAAGGAGGAGAACGTCAAGATGTCGCTCACCGAGGCGCAGCAGGAGTTGCTGGAACCGGTGTTCGAGAGCCAGATGCCCAAGGACGACAAGATACACTACAACATCTCGTTCGAAGCCATGTCGCCCGACGAAGCTCCGGTGGTCATCACCCAGAACGAGTTCATGCGCCGCATGAAGGAGATGGCTGCGATGGGCGGCGGAGGCATGAGCCAGTTCTACGGTCAGATGCCCGACAACTTCACCATTGCGGTAAACGGCAACCACCCCATTGTCATCGACATTCTCGCTGACGTGGAGAAAGCCTATGGCGACAAGCTCCGGACCGTCACCAAGAAGATCGACGCCGCCGTGGCCGAGGAGAAGCGTTTCGACGAGGTCGTGAAGGGCAAGAAGGAAGAGGAGCTGACTCCCGAGGAGAAATCCACCCGCGAGGAGCTGTCGAAGAAGGTCGTCACCCTGCGCGACGAGCGCAACCAGCGTCTGCGCGAGATCGGTGGCGAAAACCGCCTCGTCAAGCAGATCATCGACCTGGCCCTGCTCACGAACGGCATGCTGAAAGGCAAGAATCTCACGGATTTCATCCAGCGGTCGATCTCGCTGATCGAGAAATAA
- a CDS encoding nitroreductase family protein — translation METFDFLKLAKKRYACRKYFDKQVEPEKLARILEAGRVAPTGANRQPQRLLVVQSKEGMEKLARCTRDFGAPTAIVVCADTSEAWTRKYDGKVIGDIDASIVTDHMMLCAASLELDTLWVCMFKPEAVREEFALPPHVEPVNILLVGYGDGIPADPDRHDTQRKPLDETVFHEHF, via the coding sequence ATGGAGACGTTCGATTTTCTGAAACTGGCGAAGAAGCGGTATGCCTGCCGCAAATATTTCGACAAGCAAGTGGAGCCGGAGAAACTGGCCCGAATACTCGAAGCGGGGCGTGTAGCTCCTACGGGCGCCAACCGGCAGCCCCAGCGGTTGCTGGTCGTGCAGTCGAAGGAGGGGATGGAGAAACTGGCGCGCTGTACGCGCGACTTCGGGGCTCCGACAGCCATCGTCGTCTGCGCCGACACCTCCGAGGCGTGGACCCGCAAATACGACGGCAAGGTGATCGGCGACATCGACGCCTCGATCGTCACCGACCATATGATGCTTTGCGCCGCATCGCTGGAGCTCGACACGCTGTGGGTCTGCATGTTCAAGCCGGAGGCCGTGCGCGAGGAGTTCGCACTGCCTCCGCATGTGGAACCCGTGAACATCCTGCTCGTCGGCTACGGCGACGGCATCCCGGCCGATCCCGACCGCCACGACACGCAGCGCAAGCCGCTGGACGAAACGGTTTTCCACGAACATTTCTGA